In Amycolatopsis methanolica 239, a single genomic region encodes these proteins:
- a CDS encoding sugar ABC transporter substrate-binding protein: MKRRKTLALAAAGTGLVLALTACGANSANNNSGGSGGSDNGGPKVGVILPETATSARWAGFDQPMLQSALTKAGLSPIIENAQGDNQRFAQQADSMLSQGVKVLIIAAPSGDVGATVEQKAKQQGVPVINYDRLNLGGSADYYVSFDNVQVGRLQGQALADALKNKAGAQVIEIEGSPTDNNATLFYNGQQEILGPLYSSGALKKVASQRIDKWDNAVGGATFEQFLSANGGKVDGVLAANDGMAGAVITVLQKNGLAGSVPVTGQDASAAGLKSILQGQQYSTVFKPIQQEADATAQLAAALVKGDTAGADAIAKQTSTDPTGNRTVKSVLLQPFSITKENVKMVVDQGYVKASEICGGDTAPVCQQLGIS; encoded by the coding sequence ATGAAGCGGAGAAAGACCCTCGCGCTGGCCGCCGCGGGCACCGGGCTCGTCCTGGCGCTGACCGCGTGTGGAGCGAACAGCGCCAACAACAACAGCGGTGGGAGCGGCGGGTCGGACAACGGCGGCCCGAAGGTCGGCGTGATCCTGCCCGAGACCGCGACCTCGGCCCGCTGGGCCGGGTTCGACCAGCCGATGCTCCAGTCGGCCCTCACGAAGGCCGGGCTCAGCCCGATCATCGAGAACGCACAGGGCGACAACCAGCGGTTCGCGCAGCAGGCCGACAGCATGCTCAGCCAGGGCGTGAAGGTCCTGATCATCGCCGCGCCCAGCGGTGACGTCGGCGCCACGGTCGAGCAGAAGGCCAAGCAGCAGGGCGTGCCGGTCATCAACTACGACCGCCTCAACCTCGGTGGCAGCGCCGACTACTACGTCAGCTTCGACAACGTCCAGGTCGGCCGCCTGCAGGGCCAGGCGCTCGCGGACGCGCTGAAGAACAAGGCCGGCGCCCAGGTCATCGAGATCGAGGGCTCGCCGACGGACAACAACGCGACCCTGTTCTACAACGGGCAGCAGGAGATCCTCGGCCCGCTCTACAGCTCGGGCGCGCTGAAGAAGGTCGCCAGCCAGCGCATCGACAAGTGGGACAACGCGGTCGGCGGCGCGACCTTCGAGCAGTTCCTGTCCGCCAACGGCGGCAAGGTCGACGGTGTGCTGGCCGCCAACGACGGCATGGCCGGCGCCGTGATCACGGTGCTGCAGAAGAACGGCCTCGCCGGCTCAGTCCCGGTCACCGGCCAGGACGCCAGCGCCGCCGGCCTGAAGTCCATCCTGCAGGGCCAGCAGTACTCGACGGTGTTCAAGCCGATCCAGCAGGAGGCCGACGCCACCGCGCAGCTGGCCGCCGCGCTGGTCAAGGGTGACACGGCGGGCGCCGACGCCATCGCCAAGCAGACCTCCACCGACCCGACCGGCAACCGCACGGTCAAGTCGGTGCTGCTGCAGCCGTTCTCCATCACCAAGGAGAACGTGAAGATGGTGGTCGACCAGGGTTACGTCAAGGCGAGCGAGATCTGCGGCGGCGACACCGCCCCGGTCTGCCAGCAGCTGGGCATCTCCTGA
- a CDS encoding ATP-binding cassette domain-containing protein translates to MNEPVLALRGVNKSFGPVHVLHDVDFQVRAGEVTALVGDNGAGKSTLVKCIAGIHPIDSGEVLFEGKPVHIHNPREAAALGIEVVYQDLALCDNLDIVQNMFLGRERNQRGLLDEAAMELAARKTLASLSVRTVKSVRTPVSSLSGGQRQTVAIAKAVLWNSKVVLLDEPTAALGVAQTRQVLDLVRRLAEQGLGVVLISHNMNDVFEVADRIATLYLGRLAADVATKDVTNSQVVELITAGRSGDLGLARPETAAV, encoded by the coding sequence ATGAACGAGCCCGTCCTCGCGCTGCGAGGCGTCAACAAGAGCTTCGGGCCGGTGCACGTCCTGCACGACGTGGACTTCCAGGTGCGCGCGGGGGAGGTCACCGCGCTGGTCGGCGACAACGGCGCCGGGAAGTCCACGCTCGTCAAGTGCATCGCGGGCATCCACCCGATCGACAGCGGTGAAGTCCTCTTCGAGGGCAAGCCGGTCCACATCCACAACCCGCGCGAGGCGGCCGCCCTCGGCATCGAGGTCGTCTACCAGGACCTCGCGCTGTGCGACAACCTCGACATCGTCCAGAACATGTTCCTCGGCCGCGAGCGCAACCAGCGCGGGCTGCTCGACGAGGCGGCGATGGAGCTGGCCGCGCGCAAGACCCTGGCGTCGCTGTCGGTGCGCACCGTCAAGTCGGTCCGCACGCCGGTGTCGTCGCTGTCCGGCGGGCAGCGGCAGACCGTCGCGATCGCCAAGGCCGTGCTGTGGAACAGCAAGGTGGTGCTGCTCGACGAGCCGACCGCCGCGCTCGGCGTCGCGCAGACCCGGCAGGTGCTCGACCTGGTGCGGCGCCTCGCCGAGCAGGGCCTCGGCGTGGTGCTGATCAGCCACAACATGAACGACGTGTTCGAGGTGGCCGACCGGATCGCCACGCTCTACCTCGGCCGGCTGGCCGCCGACGTCGCCACCAAGGACGTCACGAACAGCCAGGTCGTCGAACTGATCACCGCGGGCCGGTCCGGCGACCTCGGGCTGGCCCGCCCCGAGACCGCGGCCGTGTGA
- a CDS encoding sugar ABC transporter permease, whose amino-acid sequence MTETPTKPGGQPPAAISDFGIDTTSRSTREAIGDYFGRLRGGELGALPALLGLLVLVLVFTGLSDTFLSLNNIANLFAQGAGQTIIAMGIVPVLLLGEIDLSAGTASGLAASVMALHFTQDGNLLGNFGSTVFYGFIVGSIVAAALCVWMRVWIGAVLSLVVPVFLLAGFPANPWIEIVLAICVGVVIGALTGTIVAKIGIPSFVVTLALFIGWYGLLLQLVGEGGTISIRQSDVLYQVANGNLSILAGWIMFALAAGGYAAVVLTRHFGRLRRGLVAQPTTIVVVKAGAVLVLGAVATYLLNTNRSPNPNLTTIAGVPYVVPIVLVLLVAGTFVLDRTRYGRHIYAVGGNKEAARRAGIKVDKIRMSVFVICSAVAAIGGIVYSSKVGAVDGNSGGGNTLLFAVGAAVIGGTSLFGGRGRLRDAVIGGLVLATVQNGLGLLGFQAATVNIITCLVLLVAAAVDALSRKRAAVAR is encoded by the coding sequence ATGACTGAAACCCCCACGAAGCCCGGCGGCCAGCCCCCGGCGGCGATCTCGGACTTCGGCATCGACACCACTTCGCGGTCCACCCGCGAGGCGATCGGCGACTACTTCGGGCGCCTGCGCGGCGGCGAGCTGGGCGCGCTGCCCGCGCTGCTCGGCCTGTTGGTGCTGGTGCTGGTGTTCACCGGGCTCTCGGACACCTTCCTGTCCCTGAACAACATCGCGAACCTGTTCGCGCAGGGCGCCGGGCAGACCATCATCGCGATGGGCATCGTGCCGGTGCTGCTGCTCGGCGAGATCGACCTGTCCGCGGGCACCGCGTCCGGCCTGGCCGCGTCGGTGATGGCACTGCACTTCACGCAGGACGGCAACCTGCTCGGCAACTTCGGCAGCACGGTGTTCTACGGCTTCATCGTCGGCTCGATCGTGGCGGCGGCGCTGTGCGTGTGGATGCGCGTCTGGATCGGCGCGGTGCTCTCGCTCGTCGTGCCGGTGTTCCTGCTCGCCGGGTTCCCCGCGAACCCGTGGATCGAGATCGTGCTGGCGATCTGCGTCGGCGTCGTCATCGGCGCGCTGACCGGCACCATCGTGGCCAAGATCGGCATCCCGTCGTTCGTGGTGACCCTGGCGCTGTTCATCGGCTGGTACGGGCTGCTGCTGCAGCTGGTCGGCGAGGGTGGCACGATCTCCATCCGGCAGAGCGACGTGCTGTACCAGGTGGCCAACGGCAACCTGTCCATCCTGGCCGGCTGGATCATGTTCGCGCTCGCCGCGGGCGGGTACGCCGCGGTGGTCCTGACCCGCCACTTCGGACGGTTGCGGCGCGGACTGGTGGCCCAGCCGACGACGATCGTGGTCGTCAAGGCGGGCGCGGTGCTGGTGCTCGGCGCGGTCGCGACCTACCTGCTCAACACCAACCGCTCGCCCAACCCTAACCTGACCACGATCGCCGGCGTGCCCTACGTCGTCCCGATCGTGCTGGTGCTGCTGGTGGCCGGCACGTTCGTGCTGGACCGCACCCGCTACGGGCGGCACATCTACGCGGTCGGCGGCAACAAGGAGGCCGCGCGGCGCGCCGGCATCAAGGTCGACAAGATCCGGATGAGCGTGTTCGTGATCTGCTCGGCGGTCGCGGCGATCGGCGGCATCGTCTACAGCTCCAAGGTCGGCGCGGTGGACGGCAACTCCGGTGGCGGCAACACGCTGCTGTTCGCCGTCGGCGCGGCGGTCATCGGTGGCACGTCGCTGTTCGGCGGCCGCGGACGGCTGCGTGACGCGGTGATCGGTGGTCTCGTGCTGGCGACCGTCCAGAACGGCCTCGGCCTGCTCGGGTTCCAGGCGGCTACGGTTAACATCATCACCTGCCTGGTCCTTCTGGTGGCGGCTGCCGTCGACGCGCTCTCCCGCAAGCGTGCCGCGGTCGCCCGCTGA
- a CDS encoding ROK family transcriptional regulator, whose translation MTTTPTAGTRPDDVRRHNRAALLRRLHVHGPSTRASLATDLGLNRSTIKALVDGLAEDGLVEERVPAQRSGAGRPSLLVLPQPQAAVVLAIDIRVERAGMALVGIGGEILGRGGWNIRSTTNDPREVFTKIVDTAGPLIDELGVHPVAAGVSVPGVVRHQDGFVHEAPNLHWTDIPLGAWLSRALQLPVHMGNDAELGALAEHLRGVARGYDDLVYISAEVGVGGGVISNGVSMRGAGGHHVGEVGHMVVRPQGRQCYCGSHGCWETEVGERALARALGLDEDSPVGAIVHELRLLSANGEAPGELAEFTDWLALGLGNVVNLLCPQLVVLGDLFTALPPALVEHVERTVRERSLVSRALAGTRVATSALGTDAKLLGAAELAFETVLADG comes from the coding sequence GTGACGACCACACCCACCGCGGGCACCCGCCCCGACGACGTGCGCCGGCACAACCGGGCCGCCCTGTTGCGCCGGCTGCACGTCCACGGTCCGTCCACACGGGCCAGCCTCGCCACCGACCTCGGGCTGAACCGCAGCACGATCAAGGCACTGGTGGACGGGCTGGCCGAGGACGGGCTCGTCGAGGAACGGGTGCCGGCCCAGCGCAGCGGGGCGGGCCGCCCGTCCCTGCTGGTGCTGCCGCAGCCGCAGGCCGCGGTGGTGCTGGCGATCGACATCCGGGTGGAGCGGGCCGGGATGGCGCTGGTCGGGATCGGCGGCGAGATCCTCGGGCGGGGCGGGTGGAACATCCGCTCTACCACCAACGACCCGCGCGAGGTGTTCACCAAGATCGTCGACACGGCGGGCCCGCTGATCGACGAGCTGGGCGTCCACCCGGTCGCGGCGGGCGTGTCGGTGCCGGGCGTGGTGCGGCACCAGGACGGGTTCGTGCACGAGGCGCCGAACCTGCACTGGACCGACATCCCGCTCGGCGCGTGGCTGTCGCGGGCCCTGCAGCTGCCGGTGCACATGGGCAACGACGCCGAGCTGGGCGCGCTCGCCGAACACCTGCGCGGGGTGGCGCGCGGCTACGACGACCTCGTCTACATCAGCGCGGAGGTCGGCGTCGGCGGCGGCGTGATCTCCAACGGCGTGTCCATGCGTGGCGCCGGCGGGCACCACGTGGGCGAGGTCGGGCACATGGTGGTGCGGCCGCAGGGGCGGCAGTGCTACTGCGGATCGCACGGCTGCTGGGAGACCGAGGTGGGGGAGCGGGCGCTGGCGCGAGCGCTGGGGCTGGACGAGGACAGCCCGGTCGGCGCGATCGTGCACGAGCTGCGGCTGCTCTCCGCCAACGGCGAGGCGCCGGGTGAGCTCGCGGAGTTCACCGACTGGCTCGCGCTCGGGCTCGGCAACGTGGTCAACCTGCTGTGCCCGCAGCTGGTGGTGCTGGGCGACCTGTTCACCGCGCTGCCCCCGGCGCTGGTCGAGCACGTGGAGCGGACGGTGCGGGAGCGGAGCCTGGTCAGCCGGGCGCTGGCCGGGACGCGGGTCGCGACGTCGGCGCTGGGCACGGACGCGAAGCTGCTGGGCGCCGCGGAGCTGGCCTTCGAGACGGTGCTCGCGGACGGCTGA
- a CDS encoding gamma-glutamyltransferase family protein yields the protein MFTTRPTLQGTHGMVSSTHWLASATAMAVLEDDGNAFDAAVAAGFVLHVVEPHLNGPAGEVPIILAPAGQAPRVLCGQGPAPAGATVAHYTSLGLDLVPGTGPLAAAVPGAFDAWMLLLRDHGTKTLADVLKYAIGYAENGHPAVERIGSTVASVRELFETEWTSSAEVYLRDGRPPGPGEMLRNPALAATWRRVIAEAEAAGPGREAQIDGARRIWREGFIAEAIAEAAARPTMDTSGERHAGTLTADDLAAFEAGYEDPVTYDWQGWTVAKCGLWSQGPSFLQQLALLPDGLEYGTPDYLHTLIEGTKLAMADREAWYGDSADVSLDALLSASYNESRRALIGERASTELRPGSPDGRRPRLSKQAELSVGGAVPPPPAAGAGEPTVAKDGATRGDTCHLDVADRWGNMIAATPSGGWLQSNPVIPALGFPLGTRLQMSWLDEGLPNSLVPGRRPRTTLSPSVALRDGVPVLAFGTPGGDQQDQWSVHFFLAVALRRKVRGSLDLQGAIDAPNWHTDSFPSSFYPRSMKPGSVTVESRIGEPAIAELRRRGHDVTVADPWSEGRLCAVARDPETGVLSAGSNPRGMQGYAAGR from the coding sequence GTGTTCACCACCCGTCCCACGCTGCAAGGCACCCACGGCATGGTGTCGTCGACCCACTGGCTCGCCTCCGCCACCGCGATGGCGGTGCTGGAGGACGACGGCAACGCCTTCGACGCGGCCGTGGCCGCCGGGTTCGTGCTGCACGTCGTCGAACCGCACCTGAACGGCCCCGCCGGCGAGGTGCCGATCATCCTCGCGCCCGCCGGGCAGGCGCCGCGCGTGCTGTGCGGGCAGGGTCCGGCCCCGGCCGGGGCGACCGTCGCGCACTACACCTCGCTCGGCCTGGACCTGGTGCCCGGCACCGGTCCGCTGGCCGCCGCCGTGCCCGGCGCGTTCGACGCGTGGATGCTGCTGCTGCGCGACCACGGCACGAAGACGCTGGCCGATGTGCTGAAGTACGCGATCGGCTACGCCGAGAACGGGCACCCGGCGGTGGAGCGGATCGGCTCGACCGTCGCCAGCGTGCGGGAGCTGTTCGAGACCGAGTGGACCAGCTCGGCGGAGGTCTACCTGCGTGACGGGCGCCCGCCGGGGCCCGGCGAGATGCTGCGCAACCCGGCGCTGGCCGCGACCTGGCGGCGGGTGATCGCCGAAGCCGAGGCCGCCGGCCCGGGCCGGGAGGCGCAGATCGACGGCGCCCGCCGGATCTGGCGCGAGGGCTTCATCGCCGAGGCGATCGCCGAGGCCGCCGCCCGGCCCACCATGGACACCTCCGGCGAGCGGCACGCCGGCACCCTCACCGCTGACGACCTCGCCGCGTTCGAAGCCGGCTACGAGGACCCGGTCACCTACGACTGGCAGGGCTGGACGGTCGCCAAGTGCGGCCTGTGGAGCCAGGGCCCGTCGTTCCTGCAGCAGCTCGCCCTGCTGCCGGACGGCCTCGAGTACGGCACCCCGGACTACCTGCACACGCTGATCGAGGGCACCAAGCTCGCCATGGCCGACCGCGAGGCGTGGTACGGCGACAGCGCGGACGTCTCCCTGGACGCCCTGCTTTCCGCCTCCTACAACGAATCCCGCCGCGCCCTGATCGGCGAACGGGCGTCGACGGAGCTGCGGCCGGGTTCGCCGGACGGGCGCCGGCCGCGGCTGAGCAAGCAGGCCGAACTGTCGGTCGGCGGCGCGGTCCCGCCGCCACCCGCCGCGGGCGCTGGTGAGCCGACCGTCGCCAAGGACGGCGCCACCCGCGGCGACACCTGCCACCTCGACGTGGCCGACCGGTGGGGCAACATGATCGCCGCCACCCCGAGCGGCGGCTGGCTGCAGTCAAACCCGGTCATCCCGGCGCTCGGTTTCCCGCTCGGCACCCGGCTGCAGATGTCCTGGCTGGACGAGGGACTGCCCAACTCGCTGGTGCCGGGCCGCCGCCCGCGCACGACGCTGTCCCCGTCGGTGGCGCTGCGCGACGGCGTGCCGGTGCTCGCGTTCGGCACGCCCGGCGGGGACCAGCAAGACCAGTGGAGCGTGCACTTCTTCCTCGCCGTCGCGCTGCGCAGGAAGGTGCGCGGCAGCCTCGACCTGCAGGGCGCGATCGATGCGCCGAACTGGCACACGGACAGTTTCCCGAGCTCGTTCTACCCGCGCTCGATGAAACCGGGCAGCGTCACCGTGGAGTCCCGCATCGGCGAACCCGCGATCGCGGAACTGCGGCGGCGCGGGCACGACGTGACGGTCGCCGACCCGTGGTCGGAAGGCCGCCTGTGCGCGGTCGCGCGCGACCCGGAAACCGGTGTGCTGTCCGCGGGTTCCAACCCGCGTGGCATGCAGGGCTACGCCGCCGGACGGTAG
- a CDS encoding LysR family transcriptional regulator: MVERRQLEYFVAIVEHGGFTAAAKALHVAQPSLSRSIGKLEHELGVTLFHRVGRHAVLSTAGEALADRARLVLRDLDALRAAAGAIGDGAAGRVDVAATSSSGLEPVTSVIAELARRHPGVTVSTSSAMSAAEVVAMVLQGRCEVGVCGSAERPSGQGLVTHHLRDEEFLLVVPPGVLDVPGPSVGPEVLRGMRFVVTKPATAVRALFDRLAATVGDMTIAAEAGDRGVVLPMVLKGIGAGLMPDGWSDLALRAGADVYRFDPPERLPQWLVHRGGPLTAATRAFIDTTLGTAPAGQDSVAARSESLRSTQNSLPSGSARTAQPDPSGFR; encoded by the coding sequence GTGGTGGAACGCCGCCAGCTGGAGTACTTCGTCGCGATCGTCGAGCACGGCGGGTTCACCGCGGCGGCCAAGGCGTTGCACGTCGCGCAGCCCTCGCTGTCCCGCTCGATCGGCAAGCTCGAACACGAGCTGGGCGTCACGCTGTTCCACCGGGTCGGGCGGCACGCGGTGCTGAGCACAGCCGGGGAGGCGCTGGCCGACCGGGCCCGGCTGGTGCTGCGCGACCTCGACGCGTTGCGGGCCGCGGCGGGGGCGATCGGAGACGGCGCGGCCGGGCGGGTGGACGTCGCCGCGACCTCGTCGTCCGGGCTGGAACCGGTGACCAGCGTGATCGCCGAGCTGGCCCGGCGGCACCCGGGGGTCACGGTCAGCACGTCGTCGGCGATGTCGGCGGCCGAGGTGGTCGCCATGGTGCTCCAGGGCAGGTGCGAGGTCGGGGTGTGCGGCAGCGCGGAGCGCCCGTCCGGGCAGGGGCTGGTGACGCACCACCTGCGGGACGAGGAGTTCCTGCTGGTCGTGCCGCCCGGCGTGCTGGACGTGCCGGGGCCGTCGGTGGGCCCGGAGGTGCTGCGCGGCATGCGGTTCGTGGTCACCAAGCCGGCCACGGCGGTGCGGGCCCTGTTCGACCGGCTGGCCGCGACCGTCGGGGACATGACGATCGCGGCCGAGGCCGGGGACCGGGGCGTGGTGCTGCCGATGGTGCTCAAGGGCATCGGCGCCGGGCTGATGCCGGACGGCTGGTCCGACCTGGCGCTGCGGGCGGGCGCGGACGTCTACCGGTTCGACCCGCCGGAGCGGCTGCCGCAGTGGCTGGTGCACCGGGGCGGCCCGCTCACCGCGGCGACGCGCGCGTTCATCGACACCACGCTCGGGACCGCCCCGGCGGGTCAGGACTCCGTCGCGGCCCGGTCGGAGTCGCTACGGAGCACGCAGAACTCGTTGCCCTCGGGGTCGGCGAGGACGGCCCAGCCGGACCCGTCCGGGTTCCGGTGA
- a CDS encoding VOC family protein — protein sequence MVSVLQNVAIDCADAYELARFWSGVTGRPLHPDDRPGDPETQVLLAEGPVLHFNQVREPKTIKNRIHLCLRPETSREEEVARLLGLGATFVADHRNPDGSGWAVLADPEGNEFCVLRSDSDRAATES from the coding sequence ATGGTCTCGGTATTGCAGAACGTCGCGATCGACTGCGCGGACGCCTACGAGCTGGCCCGCTTCTGGAGCGGGGTGACCGGCCGTCCGCTCCACCCGGACGACCGGCCGGGCGACCCGGAGACCCAGGTGCTACTCGCGGAGGGCCCGGTGCTGCACTTCAACCAGGTGCGCGAGCCCAAGACGATCAAGAACCGGATCCACCTGTGCCTGCGCCCGGAGACCTCGCGCGAGGAGGAGGTGGCGCGGCTGCTGGGCCTCGGCGCCACGTTCGTCGCCGATCACCGGAACCCGGACGGGTCCGGCTGGGCCGTCCTCGCCGACCCCGAGGGCAACGAGTTCTGCGTGCTCCGTAGCGACTCCGACCGGGCCGCGACGGAGTCCTGA
- the lysA gene encoding diaminopimelate decarboxylase, protein MTLAEVLPSVGLAGEPPLEPGLWPRTTRLAEGGDLTCGGVRLTRLAARFGTPVQVFDETEIRGRAESLRAAFPDAEIAFATKALPVRGVLRLLGFSADVCSAGEIAMARWAGVPGERILVHGNVKTPADLKAAFTAHAGRIVADSADEIDQLAALAPAGQRVLVRVTPGVDAHTHRALATAVEGQKFGFSLASGAALDAVGQVLAQPGLRAAGLHCHLGSQVHDTGSYAEAVRRMVRLLAGVRERHGVTLDQLDLGGGFAVPYRAGEPAFDLTGAARRILGTLRRECDRHRLPVPRLVLEPGRWLVATAGITLYRVAAVKSGFVAVDGGMSDTPRPALYGARYTARLVGRHTKAPRRPWTIAGRHCEAGDVLAEDVPLPADVRPGDLLAVPVSGAYHHALASNYNLVGRPPLVAVADGASRVLVRRETEEDLLRRDVG, encoded by the coding sequence ATGACACTCGCCGAGGTGCTGCCCAGCGTGGGACTCGCCGGAGAACCGCCGCTGGAACCCGGCCTGTGGCCGCGCACGACCCGCCTCGCCGAGGGCGGCGACCTGACCTGCGGCGGCGTGCGCCTGACCCGGCTCGCCGCGCGGTTCGGCACGCCGGTGCAGGTCTTCGACGAGACCGAGATCCGCGGCCGCGCCGAATCGCTGCGCGCCGCGTTCCCGGACGCCGAGATCGCGTTCGCCACCAAGGCCCTGCCGGTGCGCGGGGTGCTCCGGTTGCTGGGTTTCAGCGCGGACGTGTGCTCGGCGGGCGAGATCGCGATGGCACGCTGGGCAGGCGTGCCGGGCGAGCGGATCCTGGTGCACGGCAACGTGAAGACCCCGGCGGACCTCAAGGCCGCGTTCACCGCGCACGCCGGCCGGATCGTCGCCGACTCCGCCGACGAGATCGACCAGCTCGCCGCGCTCGCCCCCGCCGGGCAGCGGGTCCTGGTGCGGGTCACCCCCGGCGTCGACGCGCACACGCACCGCGCGCTGGCCACGGCCGTCGAGGGCCAGAAGTTCGGGTTCTCCCTCGCCTCCGGCGCCGCGCTGGACGCCGTCGGGCAGGTCCTCGCCCAGCCGGGCCTGCGCGCCGCCGGGTTGCACTGCCACCTCGGTTCCCAGGTGCACGACACCGGCTCCTACGCCGAAGCCGTGCGCCGCATGGTGCGCCTGCTCGCCGGGGTCCGCGAGCGGCACGGGGTGACGCTGGACCAGCTCGACCTGGGCGGCGGTTTCGCCGTCCCCTACCGCGCAGGCGAACCGGCCTTCGACCTGACCGGCGCCGCCCGCCGGATCCTGGGCACGCTGCGCCGGGAGTGCGACCGCCACCGGCTCCCGGTGCCGCGGCTGGTGCTGGAACCCGGCCGCTGGCTCGTCGCGACGGCCGGGATCACGCTGTACCGGGTGGCCGCCGTGAAGAGCGGGTTCGTCGCGGTCGACGGCGGCATGAGCGACACCCCGCGCCCGGCGCTGTACGGCGCGCGCTACACCGCCCGGCTCGTCGGTCGGCACACCAAGGCGCCGCGCCGCCCGTGGACCATCGCGGGCAGGCACTGCGAGGCCGGGGACGTGCTGGCCGAGGACGTGCCGCTGCCCGCCGACGTCCGCCCCGGCGACCTGCTGGCGGTGCCGGTGAGCGGCGCCTACCACCACGCGCTGGCGTCGAACTACAACCTGGTGGGCCGCCCGCCGCTGGTCGCGGTCGCCGACGGCGCATCCCGCGTGCTGGTGCGCCGCGAAACCGAGGAGGACCTGCTGCGCCGCGACGTCGGCTGA
- a CDS encoding OsmC family protein: MDAGELREVQAPLKERYREDPAQALITLRANAELDGLGISCKVETGRAVVEAGLHPATGGDGSLACSGDMLLEALVACSGVTLRAVATSLGLEIRGGTVRAEGDLDFRGTLGVDKSAPVGFQAIRLSFDLDTDASEEQLATLRKLTERYCVVYQTLRTPPEIEVRLA, translated from the coding sequence ATGGACGCAGGCGAACTGAGGGAAGTGCAGGCGCCGCTCAAGGAGCGCTACCGGGAGGATCCGGCACAGGCGCTGATCACCTTGCGCGCCAACGCGGAGCTCGACGGGCTGGGCATCTCGTGCAAGGTGGAGACCGGGCGGGCGGTGGTCGAGGCGGGTCTGCACCCGGCCACCGGCGGCGACGGCAGCCTCGCGTGCTCCGGCGACATGCTGCTGGAGGCGCTGGTCGCGTGTTCCGGGGTGACGCTGCGGGCGGTGGCGACGTCGCTGGGGCTGGAGATCCGCGGCGGGACCGTGCGGGCGGAGGGAGATCTGGACTTCCGCGGCACGCTCGGGGTCGACAAGTCCGCGCCGGTGGGGTTCCAGGCGATCCGGTTGTCGTTCGACCTCGACACCGACGCGTCCGAGGAGCAGCTCGCCACGCTGCGCAAGCTGACCGAGCGGTACTGCGTGGTGTATCAGACGTTGCGCACGCCGCCGGAGATCGAGGTGCGCCTCGCCTGA
- a CDS encoding ABC transporter substrate-binding protein, with protein sequence MRIVSLLPAATDLVAELGLAGQLVGRTHECDWPPGIEDVPVVTGSGLHTSMGSREISQAVGGAHAGSALYALDAAKLAALRPDVVLTQDLCEVCAVSYRRVTDAVRMMDAGPRVLSLEPRTLAEVLDCLLLLGDVLGVPEVARAKHAELLARLADLRERTRDLPRPRVAAIEWLDPVWPAGHWVPEQIAAAGGEPLLARPGEHTKAIDWAEVTAAAPDVLLLLPCGLPPERTEAELGLLTSRPGWADLPAVRGGQVWILDGPSYFNRPGPRVVRGAEILAHVLHGISTVEPGQARRTSISGGVRNV encoded by the coding sequence GTGCGGATCGTGTCATTGCTGCCCGCCGCCACTGATCTGGTGGCCGAGCTGGGGCTGGCCGGGCAGCTGGTCGGGCGGACGCACGAATGCGACTGGCCGCCGGGCATCGAGGACGTGCCCGTGGTCACCGGCAGTGGGCTGCACACCTCGATGGGCAGCCGCGAGATCTCGCAGGCCGTCGGGGGCGCGCACGCCGGCTCCGCGCTCTACGCCCTGGACGCCGCGAAACTCGCGGCGCTGCGGCCCGACGTCGTGCTCACCCAGGACCTCTGCGAGGTCTGCGCGGTGTCCTACCGCCGGGTCACCGACGCGGTCCGGATGATGGACGCCGGGCCGCGGGTGCTGAGCCTCGAACCCCGCACGCTCGCCGAGGTGCTGGACTGCCTGCTGCTGCTCGGCGACGTCCTCGGCGTTCCGGAGGTCGCCCGCGCGAAACACGCGGAACTGCTCGCCCGGCTCGCGGACCTCCGGGAGCGGACCCGGGACCTGCCCCGGCCCCGGGTCGCCGCGATCGAATGGCTCGACCCGGTCTGGCCTGCCGGCCACTGGGTGCCCGAACAGATCGCCGCCGCCGGTGGGGAGCCCCTGCTCGCCCGGCCGGGCGAGCACACCAAGGCCATCGACTGGGCCGAGGTGACCGCCGCGGCACCCGACGTCCTCCTCCTGCTCCCCTGCGGCCTGCCGCCGGAACGCACCGAGGCCGAACTCGGCCTGCTCACGAGCCGACCGGGCTGGGCGGACCTGCCCGCGGTGCGCGGCGGGCAGGTGTGGATCCTCGACGGCCCGTCCTACTTCAACCGCCCCGGCCCGCGCGTCGTGCGGGGCGCGGAGATCCTCGCCCACGTGCTGCACGGCATCAGCACCGTCGAGCCGGGTCAGGCGAGGCGCACCTCGATCTCCGGCGGCGTGCGCAACGTCTGA